A part of Variovorax sp. HW608 genomic DNA contains:
- a CDS encoding NfeD family protein encodes MASSTVWWLMTGVAIVLELISGTGTVYLLLIGGGFAAAAVSTHLGASLGTQFIVAAVVSVSAVIVWNAIRRRRPPGPPTSANPDVNLDIGERVQVDAWNADGTATVRYRGAQWTAVARAGEVPAAGQHKVVEVVGSRLVVEKI; translated from the coding sequence ATGGCAAGTTCCACCGTCTGGTGGCTCATGACGGGGGTGGCCATCGTGCTGGAGCTGATTTCAGGGACCGGCACCGTCTATCTGCTGCTCATCGGCGGCGGCTTCGCTGCGGCGGCGGTGTCGACGCACCTGGGCGCCTCGCTCGGCACGCAGTTCATTGTCGCGGCCGTGGTCAGCGTGTCGGCGGTGATCGTCTGGAACGCCATCCGCCGGCGGCGGCCGCCGGGGCCGCCCACCTCCGCCAATCCCGACGTGAACCTCGACATCGGCGAGCGCGTGCAGGTCGATGCCTGGAATGCGGACGGCACCGCCACCGTGCGCTATCGCGGCGCGCAATGGACCGCGGTCGCCCGCGCCGGCGAGGTCCCGGCCGCCGGGCAGCACAAGGTCGTCGAGGTGGTCGGCAGCCGGCTCGTCGTCGAAAAGATCTGA
- a CDS encoding branched-chain amino acid ABC transporter substrate-binding protein codes for MQLKWTAVALAALALVACGKKEEAAAPAATAPTAAAPAPAAPPAETLVVKIGHVAPTSGAIAHLGKDNELGARMAVEDLNAKGIKIGDKVAKFELLAEDDAADPKQGTAVAQKLVDSKVNGVVGHLNSGTTIPASKLYSDAGIPQISPSATNPKYTRQGFKTAFRVVADDTQLGGTLGKYAVETLKGKNIAVIDDRTAYGQGVAEEFEKAAKAAGANIVGHEFTTDKSTDFNAILTKLKGAKPDILFFGGMDAVGGPMLKQVKQLGMDVKFMGGDGLCTGELAKLAGDAIGEDMVVCAEAGGVEGDFKGPLDAWKTKFKEKNGVEVQIYAPYVYDAVNVLAAAMQKAGSADPEKYLPEVSKIEYKGLTGPIAFDEKGDIKNGALTLYTYKNGQRTQIAVVRGAS; via the coding sequence ATGCAATTGAAATGGACTGCGGTCGCACTGGCTGCTCTCGCGCTCGTGGCCTGCGGCAAGAAGGAAGAAGCTGCTGCACCCGCTGCCACTGCCCCGACCGCAGCGGCGCCCGCCCCGGCTGCGCCTCCGGCCGAAACGCTGGTCGTCAAGATCGGTCACGTCGCCCCGACCAGCGGCGCCATCGCTCACCTCGGCAAGGACAACGAACTCGGCGCGCGCATGGCCGTCGAGGACCTGAACGCCAAGGGCATCAAGATCGGCGACAAGGTTGCCAAGTTCGAACTGCTTGCCGAAGACGACGCAGCCGATCCGAAGCAGGGCACCGCCGTGGCGCAGAAGCTGGTCGACAGCAAGGTCAACGGCGTGGTCGGCCACCTGAATTCCGGCACCACCATCCCGGCCTCCAAGCTGTACAGCGACGCGGGCATCCCGCAGATCTCGCCGTCGGCGACCAACCCCAAGTACACCCGCCAGGGCTTCAAGACCGCCTTCCGCGTGGTGGCTGACGACACCCAGCTCGGCGGCACGCTCGGCAAGTACGCCGTCGAAACGCTGAAGGGCAAGAACATCGCCGTGATCGACGACCGCACCGCCTACGGCCAGGGCGTCGCCGAGGAATTCGAGAAGGCCGCCAAGGCCGCCGGCGCCAACATCGTCGGCCACGAGTTCACCACCGACAAGTCGACCGACTTCAACGCCATCCTGACGAAGCTCAAGGGCGCCAAGCCCGACATCCTGTTCTTCGGCGGCATGGACGCTGTCGGCGGCCCGATGCTCAAGCAGGTCAAGCAGCTCGGCATGGACGTCAAGTTCATGGGCGGCGACGGCCTGTGCACCGGCGAACTCGCCAAGCTCGCCGGCGATGCAATCGGCGAAGACATGGTGGTGTGCGCCGAAGCCGGCGGTGTGGAAGGCGACTTCAAGGGGCCGCTGGACGCCTGGAAGACCAAGTTCAAGGAAAAGAACGGCGTCGAAGTGCAGATCTACGCGCCGTACGTCTATGACGCCGTGAACGTGCTGGCTGCCGCGATGCAAAAGGCCGGCTCGGCCGACCCCGAGAAGTACCTGCCTGAAGTCAGCAAGATCGAATACAAGGGCCTGACCGGTCCGATCGCGTTCGACGAGAAGGGCGACATCAAGAACGGTGCGCTGACGCTGTACACCTACAAGAACGGCCAGCGTACGCAGATCGCCGTGGTGCGCGGCGCGAGCTGA
- the fabI gene encoding enoyl-ACP reductase FabI, with product MGFLSGKKLLITGVLSNRSIAYGIAKACHEQGAELAFSYVGERFKDRITEFAAEFGSKLVFDCDVADDAQIDKLFADLARTWPKFDGFVHSIGFAPREAIAGDFLDGLSRESFKIAHDISAYSFPAMAKAALPYLNDKSALLTLTYLGAIRALPNYNTMGLAKASLEASVRYLAESLGPRGMRVNGISAGPIKTLAASGIKDFGKLLAAISKMAPIRRNVTIEEVGNVAAFLLSDLASGVSAEITYVDGGFSHVVGGVAEPAA from the coding sequence ATGGGTTTTCTTTCCGGCAAAAAACTTCTGATCACCGGCGTCTTGAGCAACCGCTCGATTGCCTACGGCATCGCCAAGGCCTGCCACGAGCAAGGCGCCGAACTGGCGTTCAGCTACGTGGGCGAGCGGTTCAAGGACCGCATCACCGAATTCGCGGCCGAATTCGGCTCGAAGCTGGTCTTCGACTGCGACGTTGCGGACGATGCGCAGATCGACAAGCTCTTCGCCGACCTGGCCCGGACCTGGCCCAAGTTCGACGGCTTCGTCCACAGCATCGGCTTCGCGCCGCGCGAGGCGATTGCCGGCGACTTCCTCGACGGCCTGTCGCGCGAATCCTTCAAGATCGCGCACGACATCAGCGCCTACAGCTTCCCGGCGATGGCCAAGGCGGCCCTGCCCTATCTCAACGACAAGTCGGCGCTGCTGACACTGACCTACCTCGGCGCGATCCGCGCGCTGCCCAACTACAACACCATGGGTCTCGCGAAGGCTTCGCTCGAGGCCTCGGTGCGCTACCTCGCCGAATCGCTCGGCCCCAGGGGCATGCGCGTCAACGGCATCAGCGCCGGTCCGATCAAGACACTGGCCGCCAGCGGCATCAAGGATTTCGGCAAGCTCCTGGCGGCGATCTCGAAGATGGCGCCTATTCGGCGCAACGTCACCATCGAGGAAGTCGGCAATGTCGCTGCCTTCCTGCTGAGCGACCTTGCCAGCGGCGTCAGCGCCGAGATCACCTATGTCGACGGCGGCTTCAGCCATGTCGTCGGCGGTGTCGCCGAACCGGCCGCCTGA
- a CDS encoding carbonic anhydrase, protein MSCFQRPSCVAATLLALTVSLGAHAEEHAHWSYSEHAGTGPSRWGALDPENRLCKTGLQQSPIALHSRNAARLADRDVALHLGAAKGELVNNGHTIQFNVADAPANTVAYKDGSYALAQFHFHTPSEHRLDGKPFPMEMHLVNKDASGKITVVGVFIKQGAKNEALAPLWAQLPAPDAAPKAGEVDLAALLPASHKALLYAGSLTTPPCSEEVNWIVMEQPIEMSRQQIQAFQKLFRDNHRPIQPDHRRKVVEEAAM, encoded by the coding sequence ATGTCCTGCTTTCAACGTCCGTCCTGCGTCGCCGCGACCCTCCTCGCCCTGACCGTCAGCCTCGGCGCCCATGCCGAGGAACACGCGCATTGGTCCTACAGCGAGCACGCCGGTACCGGCCCCTCGCGCTGGGGCGCGCTCGATCCTGAGAACCGGCTGTGCAAGACAGGTCTTCAGCAGTCGCCGATTGCGCTGCACTCGCGCAACGCCGCGCGCCTCGCCGACCGCGATGTCGCCCTGCACCTCGGTGCGGCCAAGGGCGAGCTCGTGAACAACGGCCACACGATCCAGTTCAACGTGGCGGACGCACCGGCCAATACCGTGGCCTACAAGGACGGCAGCTACGCGCTCGCGCAGTTCCACTTCCACACGCCCAGCGAGCATCGCCTCGATGGCAAGCCATTTCCGATGGAGATGCACCTGGTGAACAAGGACGCCAGCGGCAAGATCACCGTCGTGGGCGTGTTCATCAAGCAGGGCGCGAAGAACGAAGCGCTGGCCCCGCTGTGGGCGCAGTTGCCTGCACCGGACGCGGCGCCGAAGGCCGGGGAAGTCGATCTCGCCGCACTGCTGCCGGCGTCGCACAAGGCCCTGCTCTATGCCGGATCGCTGACGACGCCGCCGTGCTCCGAAGAGGTGAACTGGATCGTCATGGAGCAGCCGATCGAGATGTCGCGGCAGCAGATCCAGGCTTTCCAGAAACTGTTCCGCGACAACCATCGCCCGATCCAGCCGGACCATCGGCGCAAGGTCGTCGAGGAAGCGGCCATGTGA
- a CDS encoding SPFH domain-containing protein → MEYALVPLVVLGIAIIFIAQSVKFVPQQNAWVRERLGRYHGTMSPGPNFLIPFIDRVAYRHSLKEIPLDVPSQVCITRDNTQLQVDGILYFQVTDPMRASYGSSNYVMAITQLAQTTLRSVIGKLELDKTFEERDIINAQVVAAIDEAALNWGVKVLRYEIKDLTPPNEILHAMQRQITAEREKRALIAASEGRRQEQINIATGEREAFIARSEGQKQAQINNAQGEAAAISAVAEATAGAIERIAAAIRQPGGEQAVQLKVAERAVDAYGKVAADATTTLIVPSTMNETAALIASAMRMVQAGKTSGTA, encoded by the coding sequence ATGGAATATGCCCTCGTTCCCCTCGTCGTCCTGGGGATCGCCATCATCTTCATCGCCCAATCGGTCAAGTTCGTGCCGCAGCAGAACGCCTGGGTGCGCGAGCGCCTCGGCCGCTATCACGGCACCATGTCGCCGGGGCCCAATTTCCTGATCCCCTTCATCGACCGGGTCGCCTACCGGCACAGCCTGAAGGAAATCCCGCTCGACGTGCCGAGCCAGGTCTGCATCACGCGCGACAACACCCAGTTGCAGGTGGACGGCATCCTGTACTTCCAGGTCACCGACCCGATGCGCGCGAGCTACGGCTCGTCGAACTACGTCATGGCCATCACCCAGCTCGCCCAGACCACGCTGCGCAGCGTCATCGGCAAGCTCGAACTGGACAAGACCTTCGAGGAGCGCGACATCATCAATGCGCAGGTGGTCGCTGCCATCGACGAGGCGGCACTGAACTGGGGCGTGAAGGTGCTGCGTTATGAAATCAAGGATCTCACGCCGCCCAACGAGATCCTGCATGCGATGCAGCGCCAGATCACCGCGGAGCGCGAAAAGCGCGCGCTGATCGCGGCGTCCGAAGGCCGTCGCCAGGAACAGATCAACATCGCCACGGGCGAGCGCGAAGCCTTCATCGCGCGCTCCGAAGGCCAGAAGCAGGCGCAAATCAACAACGCACAAGGCGAGGCCGCCGCCATCAGCGCCGTGGCCGAAGCGACCGCCGGCGCCATCGAGCGCATTGCCGCCGCGATCCGCCAGCCGGGCGGCGAACAGGCGGTGCAGCTCAAGGTGGCCGAACGGGCGGTCGATGCCTACGGCAAGGTCGCCGCCGACGCGACGACCACACTGATCGTCCCGAGCACCATGAACGAGACCGCCGCCCTCATCGCATCGGCGATGCGGATGGTGCAAGCCGGCAAGACATCGGGCACGGCCTGA
- a CDS encoding DNA polymerase III subunit chi encodes MTEIDGHYNMPDKVSYACRLLRKAVGAHGARLVVMADPATLDAIDQSLWTLQPTEFIAHCRCGDEAHVVARSPVVLAESGTPSLPDRPILVNLGAELPARFERFERLIDIVGSDESDRQAGRVRWRHYKDRGYAIRTYPYGGGAS; translated from the coding sequence GTGACCGAGATCGACGGCCACTACAACATGCCGGACAAGGTGAGCTACGCCTGCCGTCTGCTGCGCAAGGCCGTCGGCGCGCACGGCGCCCGTCTCGTGGTGATGGCCGATCCGGCTACGCTGGATGCCATCGACCAGTCCCTCTGGACCCTGCAGCCGACCGAGTTCATCGCGCATTGCCGGTGCGGCGACGAGGCGCACGTTGTTGCGCGTTCGCCGGTCGTGCTGGCCGAGAGCGGCACGCCGTCGCTGCCGGATCGGCCGATCCTCGTCAATCTCGGCGCCGAGCTGCCGGCCAGGTTCGAGCGCTTCGAGCGCCTGATCGACATCGTCGGCAGCGACGAGTCCGACAGGCAGGCCGGCCGGGTGCGCTGGCGCCACTACAAGGACCGCGGCTACGCGATCCGCACCTATCCCTACGGCGGAGGCGCCAGCTGA
- a CDS encoding DNA ligase, with translation MSVARRSFLLAAACAAFGLAHAPQAAAQSASKPAPALMLAEVYRPGMPLADYWVSEKYDGIRGYWDGRQLWTRSGERIAVPRWFTEALPVEPLDGELWAGRGRFSQTVSTVRSQPPSDAAWREIRFMVFDVPAQPGDFTTRLAYLRKLLPITSVPWIVAVPQQRATTAEDLDALLEKTMKMGGEGLMLHRGASLYRAGRSGDLLKVKAYDEAEARVVGHVGGRGKHGGRLGALLVEMPGGKRFKLGTGLTDAERENPPATGTWVTYRYDGLTPSGLPRFARFLRMREDADF, from the coding sequence ATGTCCGTTGCACGTCGATCGTTCCTGCTGGCGGCCGCCTGCGCCGCCTTCGGGCTTGCGCACGCGCCGCAGGCAGCCGCGCAATCCGCATCGAAGCCTGCGCCTGCGCTCATGCTCGCCGAGGTCTACCGCCCCGGCATGCCGCTGGCCGACTACTGGGTCAGCGAGAAGTACGACGGCATCCGCGGCTACTGGGACGGCAGGCAACTGTGGACGCGCAGCGGCGAGCGGATCGCAGTGCCGCGCTGGTTCACCGAAGCGCTGCCCGTCGAGCCGCTCGACGGCGAGCTCTGGGCCGGACGCGGCCGCTTTTCCCAGACCGTTTCGACCGTCCGCAGCCAGCCGCCGTCGGACGCCGCCTGGCGCGAGATCCGCTTCATGGTCTTCGACGTGCCGGCCCAGCCCGGCGATTTCACGACGCGGCTGGCGTATCTGCGCAAGCTGCTGCCGATCACCAGCGTGCCCTGGATCGTGGCCGTCCCGCAGCAGCGCGCAACGACGGCCGAGGATCTCGACGCGCTGCTCGAGAAGACGATGAAGATGGGCGGCGAGGGCCTGATGCTGCACCGCGGCGCTTCGCTCTACCGCGCGGGGCGCAGCGGCGATCTCCTCAAGGTCAAGGCCTACGACGAGGCCGAGGCGCGCGTGGTCGGGCACGTCGGCGGACGCGGCAAGCACGGCGGGCGCCTCGGCGCCCTGCTCGTCGAGATGCCGGGCGGCAAGCGGTTCAAGCTCGGCACCGGACTCACCGATGCCGAGCGCGAGAATCCTCCCGCGACCGGCACCTGGGTGACCTACCGCTACGACGGCCTGACGCCTTCCGGCCTGCCGCGCTTCGCCCGCTTCCTTCGCATGCGCGAGGACGCGGACTTCTGA
- a CDS encoding leucyl aminopeptidase, whose amino-acid sequence MDFQLKTLSAAQAAAEKADVLIVLVASGSSTSKDALSALIAEARKAGDLPDKAGKLLALYRQGGIAAPRVVLVSSGDGKPASVRSAVAAAIGAAKAANPKRVVVAATQALDADALGSAVISVADASYVYGTTKSKAEPRTIKQVVFGVPDAGALRRAFDQAAATVAGIELAKEWANRPANYCTPTLLAGAAEELSKLPNVKCEVLGPKEVAKLGMGAFSAVAQGSAEPLRFIVLRYHGAPKDQAPTVLVGKGITFDTGGVSLKPAAEMDEMKFDMSGAASVLGVFRALGDIQPAINVIGLVPACENMNDGRAVKPGDVVTSMSGQTIEVLNTDAEGRLILCDALNYAKRFEPSAVIDIATLTGACVVALGGVRSGLFSSDDALAEALAAAGEQSQDRCWRMPLDDDYAEGLKSNFADVANIAGRAGGAITAAKFLQRFTSDFPWAHLDIAGTAWKSGAAKGASGRPVGLLLNYLVTQSRKDGARSKSDKAPKAARKSGGKVRAK is encoded by the coding sequence ATGGACTTTCAACTCAAGACCCTCTCCGCCGCCCAGGCTGCTGCTGAAAAAGCCGATGTGCTCATCGTGCTGGTGGCGTCCGGTTCCTCCACCTCCAAGGATGCCCTTTCCGCGCTGATCGCCGAAGCCCGCAAGGCCGGCGACCTGCCCGACAAGGCCGGCAAATTGCTCGCGTTGTACCGGCAGGGCGGGATCGCCGCGCCGCGCGTGGTGCTGGTGTCCTCCGGCGACGGCAAGCCCGCCTCGGTCCGTTCCGCGGTGGCCGCCGCGATCGGTGCGGCAAAGGCTGCCAATCCCAAGCGGGTCGTGGTCGCGGCCACGCAGGCATTGGATGCCGACGCGCTCGGCAGCGCAGTGATCTCGGTGGCCGACGCCAGCTACGTCTACGGGACCACCAAGTCCAAGGCGGAACCCCGCACCATCAAGCAGGTGGTCTTCGGCGTCCCCGATGCGGGCGCGCTGCGCCGGGCCTTCGATCAAGCAGCCGCGACCGTCGCCGGCATCGAGCTCGCCAAGGAATGGGCGAACCGGCCGGCCAACTACTGCACGCCGACCCTGCTGGCCGGCGCTGCCGAAGAGCTGTCGAAACTCCCCAACGTGAAATGCGAAGTGCTCGGCCCCAAGGAGGTCGCCAAGCTCGGCATGGGCGCGTTCTCCGCGGTGGCCCAGGGCTCGGCCGAGCCGTTGCGCTTCATCGTGCTGCGCTATCACGGCGCGCCGAAGGACCAGGCGCCCACCGTGCTGGTCGGCAAGGGCATCACTTTCGATACCGGCGGCGTCTCGCTCAAGCCCGCCGCCGAAATGGACGAAATGAAGTTCGACATGAGCGGCGCGGCGAGCGTGCTCGGCGTGTTCCGCGCGCTGGGCGACATCCAGCCCGCGATCAACGTGATCGGACTGGTGCCGGCGTGCGAGAACATGAACGACGGGCGTGCCGTCAAACCGGGCGACGTGGTGACGAGCATGAGCGGCCAGACCATCGAGGTGCTCAACACCGATGCGGAAGGCCGGCTGATCCTGTGCGATGCGCTGAACTACGCCAAGCGCTTCGAGCCGTCGGCCGTGATCGACATCGCGACCCTCACCGGCGCCTGCGTGGTCGCGCTGGGCGGCGTGCGAAGCGGCCTGTTCTCGAGCGACGACGCATTGGCGGAAGCCTTGGCCGCGGCCGGCGAGCAGTCGCAGGACCGCTGCTGGCGCATGCCGCTGGACGACGACTACGCCGAGGGCCTGAAGAGCAACTTCGCCGACGTCGCCAACATCGCGGGCCGCGCCGGCGGCGCGATCACGGCGGCCAAGTTCCTGCAGCGCTTCACGAGCGACTTTCCGTGGGCCCACCTGGACATCGCGGGCACGGCATGGAAGAGCGGGGCAGCCAAGGGCGCGAGCGGCCGGCCGGTGGGCCTGCTGCTCAATTACCTGGTCACGCAAAGCCGCAAGGACGGCGCCAGGTCCAAGTCGGACAAGGCCCCGAAGGCCGCGCGAAAGAGCGGCGGAAAGGTCCGCGCCAAGTGA
- a CDS encoding arginine/lysine/ornithine decarboxylase, which produces MKFRFPIVIIDEDFRSENTSGLSIRALAQAFESEGFEVLGATSYGDLSQFAQQQSRASAFILSIDDEEFSVGPDLDPAVLNLRNFIGEVRRKNADVPIYIYGETKTSRHIPNDILRELHGFIHMFEDTPEFVARHIIREAKSYLEGVQPPFFKALIDYAEDGSYSWHCPGHSGGVAFLKSPVGQMFHQFFGENMLRADVCNAVEELGQLLDHTGPVAASERNAARIFNADHCFFVTNGTSTSNKMVWHHTVAPDDVVVVDRNCHKSVLHAIIMTGAIPVFMKPTRNHFGIIGPIPKSEFEPEAIKAKIRANPLLSHVDADKVKPRVMTLTQSTYDGVIYNTETIKGMLDGYVDTLHFDEAWLPHAAFHPFYGAYHAMGKRRMRPKESLVFATQSTHKLLAGISQASHVLVQDSQNRALDRDLFNEAYLMHSSTSPQYAIIASCDVAAAMMEPPGGTALVEESILEALDFRRAMRKVEMEFGKDEWWFKVWGPERLVEEGIGRADDWIIKGESRTAKWHGFGALADGFNMLDPIKSTIVTPGLDLNGKFAKSGIPAAIVTKFLAEHGVIVEKTGLYSFFIMFTIGITKGRWNTLLTALQQFKDDYGRNQPMWRIMPEFCQQHPGYERLGLRDLCQHVHELYSRYDVARLTTEMYLSDLTPAMKPSDAFAHIAHRKTERVEIDELEGRITTSLITPYPPGIPLLIPGEVFNKKIVDYLKFAREFNTQCPGFETDIHGLVARIDDSGKKRYYADCVRAA; this is translated from the coding sequence ATGAAATTTCGTTTTCCGATCGTCATCATTGACGAGGACTTCCGCTCCGAGAACACCTCGGGGCTCAGCATTCGCGCCCTGGCGCAGGCGTTCGAGAGTGAAGGCTTCGAGGTGCTGGGCGCCACCAGCTACGGCGACCTGAGCCAGTTCGCCCAGCAGCAGAGCCGCGCCAGCGCCTTCATCCTGTCGATCGACGACGAGGAGTTCTCGGTCGGTCCGGACCTCGACCCGGCGGTGCTCAACCTTCGCAACTTCATCGGCGAGGTGCGGCGCAAGAACGCCGACGTGCCGATCTACATCTATGGCGAAACGAAGACCTCGCGGCACATCCCGAACGACATCCTGCGCGAGCTGCATGGCTTCATCCACATGTTCGAGGACACGCCGGAGTTCGTGGCGCGCCACATCATCCGCGAGGCCAAGAGCTACCTGGAGGGCGTGCAGCCGCCGTTCTTCAAGGCGCTGATCGACTACGCGGAAGACGGCTCGTATTCATGGCACTGCCCGGGCCATTCGGGCGGCGTGGCTTTCCTCAAGAGCCCGGTCGGCCAGATGTTCCACCAGTTCTTCGGCGAGAACATGCTGCGCGCGGACGTGTGCAACGCAGTGGAGGAACTCGGCCAGTTGCTCGACCACACCGGCCCGGTGGCGGCCAGCGAGCGCAACGCCGCGCGCATCTTCAACGCCGACCACTGCTTCTTCGTCACCAACGGCACCAGCACCAGCAACAAGATGGTGTGGCACCACACGGTGGCGCCGGACGACGTGGTGGTGGTGGACCGCAACTGCCACAAGTCGGTGCTGCACGCGATCATCATGACCGGCGCCATTCCCGTCTTCATGAAGCCGACGCGCAACCACTTCGGCATCATCGGCCCGATCCCCAAGAGCGAATTCGAGCCCGAAGCGATCAAGGCCAAGATCCGGGCCAATCCGCTGCTCTCGCACGTCGATGCCGACAAGGTCAAGCCCCGCGTGATGACGCTCACGCAATCGACCTACGACGGCGTGATCTACAACACCGAGACCATCAAGGGCATGCTCGACGGCTACGTCGACACGCTGCACTTCGACGAGGCCTGGCTGCCGCATGCGGCCTTCCATCCGTTCTACGGCGCCTATCACGCGATGGGCAAGCGCCGCATGCGGCCGAAGGAATCGCTGGTGTTCGCGACCCAGTCCACCCACAAGCTGCTCGCCGGCATCAGCCAGGCCAGCCATGTGCTGGTGCAGGACTCGCAGAACCGCGCGCTCGATCGCGACCTGTTCAACGAGGCCTACCTGATGCATTCGTCGACCAGCCCGCAGTACGCGATCATCGCGAGCTGCGACGTCGCCGCCGCGATGATGGAGCCGCCCGGCGGCACCGCGCTGGTGGAGGAAAGCATTCTGGAAGCGCTCGATTTCCGCCGCGCCATGCGCAAGGTCGAGATGGAGTTCGGCAAGGACGAGTGGTGGTTCAAGGTCTGGGGCCCCGAGCGGCTCGTGGAGGAGGGCATCGGCCGCGCCGACGACTGGATCATCAAGGGCGAATCGCGCACCGCGAAGTGGCACGGCTTCGGCGCGCTGGCCGACGGCTTCAACATGCTCGACCCGATCAAGTCGACCATCGTGACGCCCGGCCTGGACCTCAACGGCAAATTCGCCAAGAGCGGGATTCCGGCCGCCATCGTCACCAAGTTCCTGGCCGAGCACGGCGTGATCGTGGAGAAGACGGGGCTCTACAGCTTCTTCATCATGTTCACGATCGGGATCACCAAGGGCCGCTGGAACACGCTGCTGACGGCGCTGCAGCAGTTCAAGGACGACTATGGCCGCAACCAGCCGATGTGGCGCATCATGCCGGAGTTCTGCCAGCAGCATCCGGGCTACGAGCGGCTCGGCCTGCGCGACCTGTGCCAGCACGTGCATGAGCTGTATTCGCGCTACGACGTCGCGCGGCTCACCACCGAGATGTACCTGAGCGACCTCACGCCCGCCATGAAGCCCAGCGACGCCTTCGCCCACATCGCGCACCGCAAGACCGAGCGCGTGGAGATCGACGAGCTGGAAGGCCGCATCACCACCAGCCTGATCACGCCCTATCCGCCCGGCATTCCGCTCCTGATCCCGGGCGAGGTGTTCAACAAGAAGATCGTCGACTACCTGAAGTTCGCGCGCGAGTTCAACACGCAGTGTCCCGGCTTCGAGACCGACATTCACGGGCTCGTGGCGCGGATCGACGACTCGGGCAAGAAGCGCTACTACGCCGACTGCGTGCGCGCGGCCTGA